The following proteins come from a genomic window of Brevibacillus antibioticus:
- the trxA gene encoding thioredoxin, with amino-acid sequence MAIVNATDQNFSQEVEQGGTVLVDFWAPWCGPCKMIAPVLEQIDGEVGSQLKIVKVNVDDNPDSAGRFGVMSIPTLIVFKDGQPVDKVIGFQPKEALMATVGKHL; translated from the coding sequence ATGGCAATTGTAAATGCTACTGATCAAAACTTTTCCCAGGAAGTAGAGCAAGGCGGTACAGTCCTGGTTGACTTCTGGGCTCCATGGTGCGGCCCTTGCAAAATGATCGCTCCTGTACTGGAGCAAATCGACGGTGAAGTGGGCTCCCAGCTCAAAATCGTCAAAGTAAACGTGGATGACAACCCAGATTCTGCTGGTCGTTTTGGCGTAATGTCCATCCCAACCCTGATCGTATTCAAAGACGGTCAACCAGTAGACAAAGTGATCGGCTTCCAACCAAAAGAAGCGCTCATGGCAACTGTAGGCAAACATCTGTAA
- a CDS encoding electron transfer flavoprotein subunit alpha/FixB family protein — translation MKKVLVLAEVRDGQLRNVSLEALTAAQALAEGGEIVAGVFGVDAATHAVTLGQHGASTVYTANHTALAQYTPDAYVQALTQLIELASPDAVVLGHTAIGRDIAPRVAARLGYGLVSDVTSVEAGPVFVRPIYAGKATQTRKFVDGTTFITIRPNNIAISAADSSKTAVVVPVELEIKDLRTIVKEVVRKTSGKVDLSEAKVVISGGRGVKSAEGFQPLNDLAEVLGAAVGASRGACDADYCDYSMQIGQTGKVVTPDLYIACGISGAIQHLAGMSSSKVIVAINKDPEAPIFQVADYGIVGDLFEVLPLLTAEFKKVLV, via the coding sequence ATGAAAAAAGTACTTGTATTGGCAGAAGTACGTGACGGACAACTTCGCAACGTGTCGCTGGAAGCATTGACTGCAGCACAAGCATTGGCTGAGGGCGGCGAAATTGTAGCAGGTGTATTCGGAGTAGATGCAGCAACGCATGCAGTGACATTGGGTCAGCATGGTGCGAGCACGGTGTATACGGCTAATCATACAGCGCTGGCACAGTACACGCCAGATGCGTATGTGCAGGCACTCACGCAGTTGATTGAGCTAGCTTCTCCAGATGCAGTTGTTTTGGGTCACACCGCGATCGGTCGTGACATCGCACCTCGCGTAGCAGCGCGACTCGGTTACGGTCTGGTTTCGGACGTAACAAGTGTAGAAGCGGGCCCAGTATTTGTTCGCCCGATCTATGCAGGAAAAGCAACGCAAACACGCAAATTCGTTGATGGAACAACATTTATTACGATTCGTCCAAACAACATTGCCATCAGCGCTGCTGACTCTTCGAAAACGGCAGTGGTGGTACCCGTTGAATTGGAAATCAAGGATTTGCGCACGATTGTAAAAGAAGTTGTAAGAAAAACAAGCGGCAAAGTAGACCTTTCCGAAGCAAAAGTCGTGATTTCCGGTGGACGCGGCGTGAAGAGTGCAGAAGGCTTCCAGCCGTTGAACGATCTGGCGGAAGTACTTGGTGCAGCTGTTGGTGCATCTCGTGGCGCTTGTGACGCAGACTATTGCGATTACTCCATGCAGATCGGACAGACAGGTAAGGTTGTTACACCTGATCTGTACATCGCATGCGGGATTTCGGGAGCGATTCAGCACTTGGCTGGTATGTCCAGCTCGAAAGTCATTGTTGCCATCAACAAAGATCCGGAAGCGCCAATCTTCCAAGTGGCTGATTATGGTATCGTAGGTGACCTGTTCGAAGTGCTGCCATTGCTGACGGCTGAGTTTAAAAAAGTGTTGGTTTAA
- a CDS encoding electron transfer flavoprotein subunit beta/FixA family protein, protein MNIVVVLKQTFDTEEKIVIQNGQISEDGVEFIINPYDEYAVEEAIKLKEEHGGEVTVISIGPDRAESALRTALAMGADKAVLVDDESLFGDEFTVAKVLAAVAKKVGFDIIIGGQMAVDSGAGQGGPRLAEELGINHVSTAVKLEVDGTNVRVERDVEGDLEVVETSLPVLITAQQGLNEPRYPSLPGIMKAKKKPLDRLGADDLGITADEAKAKTEIVDQTLPPKKQAGRILSGELAAQTSELVQLLRNEAKVI, encoded by the coding sequence ATGAATATCGTGGTTGTGTTGAAACAGACGTTTGACACAGAAGAAAAAATCGTCATCCAAAACGGACAAATTTCTGAAGATGGCGTTGAATTCATCATTAATCCCTACGATGAGTACGCTGTAGAAGAGGCAATCAAGCTCAAGGAAGAGCACGGCGGCGAAGTAACCGTGATCAGCATCGGCCCAGACCGTGCTGAAAGTGCACTGCGCACTGCTTTGGCAATGGGCGCGGACAAGGCTGTTCTGGTAGATGATGAGTCTCTGTTCGGAGACGAATTCACGGTCGCCAAAGTATTGGCGGCAGTAGCGAAAAAGGTTGGCTTCGATATCATCATTGGTGGACAAATGGCTGTAGACTCCGGGGCTGGCCAAGGCGGTCCTCGTCTGGCAGAAGAACTGGGAATTAACCATGTATCGACTGCTGTGAAGCTAGAGGTGGACGGGACGAACGTACGCGTAGAGCGCGATGTAGAAGGAGACCTGGAAGTCGTGGAGACGAGCCTTCCTGTTTTGATTACGGCTCAGCAAGGACTAAACGAGCCGCGCTATCCTTCTCTCCCAGGTATCATGAAAGCGAAGAAAAAACCTTTGGATAGACTCGGCGCAGATGATTTGGGAATTACAGCCGATGAGGCAAAAGCAAAGACAGAAATCGTCGATCAGACATTGCCTCCGAAAAAACAGGCGGGCCGCATTCTCTCTGGCGAATTGGCAGCTCAAACGTCGGAATTGGTGCAACTGTTGCGCAATGAAGCGAAAGTGATCTAA